A genomic region of Columba livia isolate bColLiv1 breed racing homer chromosome 24, bColLiv1.pat.W.v2, whole genome shotgun sequence contains the following coding sequences:
- the LOC110363766 gene encoding uncharacterized protein LOC110363766 — MGSDFSKGICCVTCGTCNKEAAEEANEEISETKPILQTLGEMPMCIDKQPSKPALEASKQGFEEVQSLSQDRWPLADAEEVNMETCSAAGPMGTTEGWAAAWDCTDSLVTPADGENKGEVKALTQVDNQQEKENMGNAEEKTTAVSEAQPAAHAARGATLCADKGQRDDQAAAGSEGSACAGITLQERHILSFIEIVSETAAGQDCEIEPPAETRESLAGRNLPLCSLQMPEETETSLSAEHVEMGRADLAEISPQLAKSAELTSLAETAFLLGVQAAQKASKTADPSEGTANGMAEAYSTGAMPWDSFYPEGESLEPANLLLDFLEQETQSGVPAAQEMESGRCAEPAEPSAVLYQPSDGGPRELEQEESRESEAETAASEAETAASESKLQPGIMEQTAKPPEEPPACVGVAVKQEAEFLDLAPLLAEVLWSSGEIEAEDAEARET; from the coding sequence ATGGGGAGCGATTTCAGCAAGGGCATCTGCTGCGTGACTTGTGGGACATGTAATAAAGAGGCGGCGGAGGAAGCAAATGAAGAGATCAGTGAGACCAAGCCAATTTTGCAGACCTTGGGGGAAATGCCGATGTGCATCGATAAGCAGCCTTCCAAACCAGCCCTGGAAGCCTCTAAACAAGGCTTTGAAGAGGTGCAGTCGCTGAGCCAGGACCGATGGCCATTGGCTGACGCTGAGGAGGTGAACATGGAGACTTGCTCTGCTGCAGGTCCCATGGGAACGACTGAGGGATGGGCGGCAGCCTGGGACTGCACAGACTCGTTGGTGACCCCTGCAGATGGTGAGAACAAAGGAGAAGTTAAGGCTTTAACTCAAGTAGACAACCAGCAAGAGAAAGAGAACATGGGTAACGCGGAAGAGAAAACAACGGCTGTGTCTGAGGCCCAGCCTGCTGCACACGCAGCTCGGGGTGCTACGCTTTGTGCAGACAAAGGGCAGCGTGATGACCAGGCAGCGGCTGGCAGTGAGGGCAGCGCCTGTGCTGGAATTACTCTCCAAGAAAGACATATTCTCAGCTTCATAGAAATCGTGAGTGAAACTGCAGCTGGCCAAGACTGTGAGATCGAGCCTCCTGCAGAGACCCGAGAGAGTCTTGCAGGAAGGAACTTGCCACTATGTTCTCTGCAGATGCCAGAGGAGACCGAGACCTCCCTTTCTGCTGAGCATGTGGAGATGGGCAGGGCTGATCTTGCTGAAATAAGCCCTCAACTTGCTAAGAGTGCTGAGCTTACATCTCTGGCTGAGACAGCATTCCTACTGGGTGTGCAGGCCGCACAGAAGGCCAGCAAGACAGCGGATCCTTCGGAAGGCACAGCAAATGGTATGGCTGAGGCGTACTCTACTGGTGCAATGCCCTGGGATTCCTTCTATCCAGAAGGGGAATCTCTAgagccagcaaacctgctgcttGACTTCTTAGAGCAAGAGACCCAGTCTGGTGTGCCAGCTGCGCAGGAGATGGAGAGCGGGCGCTGTGCAGAGCCTGCGGAACCCAGTGCGGTTCTATACCAGCCAAGCGATGGAGGCCCCCGTGAactggagcaggaggagagcagggaaagTGAGGCAGAAACTGCAGCAAGTGAGGCAGAAACTGCAGCAAGTGAGTCAAAGCTGCAGCCCGGGATCATGGAACAAACAGCAAAGCCTCCAGAGGAACCACCAGCTTGTGTTGGCGTAGCTGTGAAGCAAGAAGCCGAGTTCCTAGATCTGGCACCCTTGCTAGCTGAAGTGCTTTGGAGTAGCGGAGAAATAGAGGCTGAAGATGCTGAAGCTCGAGAGACCTGA